The DNA sequence tatttatctatttatgtaagcttatctattatttattcactttttttttctcaaggcctgactaagcgcattgggttacgctgctggtcagccatctgcttggcagatgtggtatagcgtatatggatttgtccgaacgcagtgacgcctccttgagctactgaaactgatacatctgctaggcagatgcctgacagcagaatAACCCCAGGGCCCTGGCCAGgcattgtgtgcatgtttatatatttgtgtgcccgtttctagtggatttctttttacatgattttgccagaggacaatactctcgttgccatgggttcttttttttttcagtgcgccaagtgcgtgacgtacacgggacctcggtttgatcgtctcatccgaaagactagacgctcagtttgattttccagtcaaacttgggagaaagggcgagagcgggattcgaacccacaccctcacgaaccCTCTATGcaggcagctgaacgtcttaaccattcagccacctttcTCCTTATGTATTTACTGTTTAAAGTGTCTCGATTTgggcacaatgtgtgtgtgtgtgtgtgtgtgtgtgtgtgtgtgtgtgtgtgtgtgtgtgtgtgtgtgtgtgtgtgtctgtgtgtgcgtgtgtgtgtgtgtgtgtgtgtgtgtgtgcgcgcgcgcgcgcgcgcgtgcgcgcgtgtgtgtgtgtgaaaacagtttTTGACGAGCTACAAAACTGATGCTTTTGCTGTATTTTCTCTCTGACATTTCAGCAAGGTCTGTCGGACAGAATCAACCTGCTCCTCTTCTGGCTGGCAGTGGCTGACCTCACCAACCTGGTGACGCAGCTGATGTTCAACCCCAGCTGTTACCTGTCGGACGGCGTTCAGGCCCACAACTGGGACACTGTCTTCCACGCTAAGATCGTCTACATCAACCTGTGGTCCGCCTTCGTGTCTGGAATCCTGATCGTCATCATGAGTGTTGACCGGTGTCTGTCTGTAGCCGTGCCGCTCAAGGCGAGGAGGCTTTTGAGCCACaggtttcgttgttgttcttgttgatgttgattttaAGGAGAATGGATATTGggatgagcgagagagacacagagagagagagagagagagagagagagagagtgtgtgtgtgtgtgtgtgtgtgtgtgtgtgtgtgtgtgtgtgtgtgtgtgtgtgtgtgtgtgtgtgtgtgtgtgtgtgtgtgtgtgtgtgtgtgaaagcgaatgcgaatgcgaaatatttattcagatttaggcctaagctcCTGACTGAAGGGGAAAtcatatacaatacacacaaccaAAAGTACGATATTACAGTGTCATGTctagtaagagagaaagagacagagacagacagagacagaaaaaagagacagacagacagatacagacggacggacagacaaacacagacagacagacagacacagacagacagacagagacagacaggcagacagaaggcaaagacagactgacagatagacagacacagacagacagagacaagacaggcaggccgacagacaggcagaggcagacagacggacagacagacaggcagaagcagacagacagacagagacaggcagacagagacaggcagacagacagagacagacagacaggagacagacagagacagacatactgagaaagacagacagagacagacagacagacagacacagaagagacagCGTGTATAGAAGTGAGGTGCGGAAGGAGCTGCAGTCGTGATGATCCACTTCTGAACCTGTTTCGGACCGGTGTATGTCAGTGTTTACGCCTATCGCAGATCCatttgggtggatgtgtgggggtgggggaggggggtggggggctcgtcAGAAAGACCAAGTGACTGCGctctcatcccaccccccacccccacacaccctcacccccatccccctctccagTAGGGGTCTTGTGGTGGTCCATCTGATTGATAACGTGAATAGTTGTTGATCAAGCAGGAGTGGTCACTGGAGGAAACTGTCGTTCTGCGCGGCACATCACAGTGTTTAtgaaacaataagaagaagaagatgatgatgatgatgaagaagaagaagaagaagaagaagatgatgatgatgatgatgatgatgaagaagaagaagatgatgatgatgatgatgatgatgatgatgatgagatgatgatgatgatgaagaagaagaagaagaagaagaagaagaagaagaagaagaagaagaagaagaagaagatcatgatcatgatcatgatcatgctgaagttgtatttgtatttgtatttcgttttatcacaacaaatttttctgtgtgaaattcgggctgctctctccagggagagcgcgtcgccacacgacagcgccacctttttgtcttttcttcttcttttttttcctgtgtgcagttttatttgtgtttcctatcgaagtggatttttctacagaattttgccaggaacaacccttttgttgccgtgggttcttttacgggcgttaagtgcatgctgcacacgggacctcggtttatcgtctcatccgaatgactagcgtccagaccaccactcaaggtctagtggagggagagaaaatatcggtgtttgagccgtgaatcgaaccagcgcgctcagattctctcgcttcctaggcggacgcgttagctctgggccatcactccacgaagaagaagaagaagatgatgatgatgatgatgatgatgatgatgatgatggtgatgaagaagaagaacaagaacaagaagaagacgggggaggaacaggagaaggagcaggagagcAGTATGTTGTGTCCTGATAATGTATAAAATCAGCACATAAACCACTGATTACACCGTGTagaagtgcagggtcttctctgatgAGTGGTTTCATGATCATCCAGCATTGAAAACCCAAAAAACTTCTGCCGGCACTATATAACAGGCATGGCTGGGACTGTACGATTTGGGACAAAACACAAACAGCCTCTCAGTAAAGCCATTGAGACGGCGAAGGACGAAAAGTAGAGCAGAAATTAGAGTGAAACATTTCTGACCATTTGCGTGCTGAACTTAGATAACAATTATATCAATGAGGCATTCGATTTTACTGTCTCTCATTTTCACAGTGAGTCATTTTGACCCTATGAGTTATGAacctgcattcacacacacacacacacacacacacacacacacacacacacacacacacacacacacacacacacacacacacacacacacacacacacagatatatgtatatatatatatatatatatatatatatatatataatgaatacttatacagcacactatccagaaatctgctctaggtgccttacataaaacattacatctatgttacatacacactccAAAATgcgactgcacacagacacacacacacacacacacacacacacacacacacacacacactgcatacatacattttaacatacatgtgtacctaacagctaccctaacacatacgcacacataggcaggcacaaacgtacataaacgcacgcgcacacaatacacattcatatacatgcatgtagttatgtacacacacacatatgtatacacacatagtcaagcacagctaacgtaaagaaagtggacctgtcacaattgaacttactgctgagggaaaaggtgagttttgagacgagatttaaaagatgcgagggaatcagaatgacggaggttatcagggagcttgttccacgtctttggcgattgaaaagaaaacaatctgtgtccataggtcttactcctgacgtcgagtatcagaggaagaacggagctggcgagacggggtatagatctggaggagttcagaaagatacctggggccagatccgttgactgcagaaaagtcagagtggatagcttatagtctattcgatcagaaacaggcaaccagtggagagactgaaggagaggagaaacatggtcaaatttagaagctctgcaaatgagtctggcagagttattctgaattcgttggagtctgtctaacagatatctGGGAAGGCCGGctaaaagagagttgcagtaatccaatcttgagagaaccagagagcatacaagtgtcttggttgcatcggttgagagatagtggcggatagagctgattctacgcagttccaaataggcaacttgacagatattcgaaatgtgctgttggaaggaaagagactggtctaggattacaccaagactgcgaacagaaggagaaagtgaaacaggtgtgctattgatcagaacagagtcaggaaaggaaggatgttgacgaaacttctttggacaggttatcataaattcaaccttctcatcatttagttgcagcttgttgagagtcatccagtcctttaggccagcaatgcactcctgtgttcgagtcaccagtgcatcaaattcagctatggaaaccgactgataaagttgtgtgtcatcagcaaagctctcatgcgacatcgcatgatgactaatgacatctgacacaggagccgcatacagcacgaaaagaacaggacctaggacggacccctgtgggacaccatattttaaggcagatactctagagtatctaccatttacacacacttcctgtgtacgatctgacagataagacgtgatccatgctagtgcagtgtcacgaataccaaaggaagttttaagtctgttcaagaggatagagtggtcgatagtgtcaaaagctgctgacaaatctaagagagcgagaacagatatcttatcctcatcaaatcccgaaagcaaaccATTCACTATTCTAAaaagggccgtttcgcaactatgaccacgtcaataagctgactggtgggaattaagtaaaccattttgttccagatgagctaagagctgagacaatatgatcttttctagcagatttgataaaaatgacagattagagacaggtcgataatttttcaaacaattattattcaaagatggtttcttgatgagtgggaCGCACAACAGCAGATTtaaagctttcagggaaacaacagacagtaaggaagaattgatgacatgagtaatatgtggcagtagaacaccaatacattcaaccaacaaagaagacgggacagggtcaagctcacaggatttcgacaagcgctcagacacaatttcttcacaaaatcttcagtaaccggttggaaacaatgtaaaacaggaccactgtacacgcgttctttaacgggtgaagaaggagacacaacagagtcaagcttctcacgaatgcacgCTATTTTGCCGGTGacgaagtcagaaaacttttgagggagttcctgcaccgaaaatgttgtagggagaggagtgtttttaattttacctagtagattgttcgtagcgttgaaaagctgttgggctgtggtgcatgcaaggattttagaagagtagaactttgactttgccctgtcaacaatgtttgttacactattcctggctgtcggaaaaatgtccctactgacggtcaaactagtggcacaccagtgcctctcagctctcctctcccgcttggcctccaacagctctggtcccatggtgttgtaccaaggcgacgggggacgattggagatcaggcgccgagtcgacggggcgtgcctgtcgagtacagcgcgtaggacagtggatagctggtcagcagtcggtTCAAAAGGGATatcagtcagcaggtcagctttaaataagtctaagtcaattgaggtcagtgtgcgcacctccctatacacacggggcgtgggaggtttgatgaggttcagatgacacgtcacactgtgatagtcagaggacagggtgtgatcgacggtggtagacttcaggaggcagtcctcatttctgtgcaaaacccaatcgacgatgtgaccacgattgtgtgtaggctcggttacagactggttaaggctcggttacagactggttaagatctaacaaactgacaatttcaagtaatttagaggtataaaactgtgggtgaatcaaaatgaaaattaaagtcaccgaCAATAAGTAAGGAGCCTGGTAAACTGTTAGCAtattctaagaagtccggaaactgttctatgaacatcgtatcagaaagtttatttttcttgtttggtggcggacggtagaggcagaacacattgaggtgggaatgtggcagcgacagtgaaagctgggccagttcaaaggaggcatggttgaaggggaAGGTAGTTGTATATCAATGAGGCATCCGTTATTACCGTCTCTCCTTTTTCGTGTAcgtttcagcgatgctattggtGTTGCTGAGGTTGGTAATACAATCCCAAGAGGATGAAGAAGTCCGAATACAAATATTGTGATTAACAATCCATtcctgcaagctctgtcttaaCTCAATGTGATGAGAGCCCTTCACTGAGAAGCAAGCTCATCAGCAACTGCCTAGAAATTAAAgccagtcctgatatggccctgtacgGCCggttggactgtaagcaacaagaacaaaaccaagaAATTAAAGCGATGAAGAACGTTTCCTGGTTCCACAGGCCTACCGAGTGACCACCCACCAAAGCAGACCCCGCGTTGTGCAAGGTTGCTTTCGTAGTGCTCACTGGTACCTGGTCGGAATTTACGTGTGTGGGACACGGCCTCCTACCCTCTGAGCCGCTTCCCtcacatggtattgtattgtagtattgtattaTTCGTTTttcaccacaacagatttctctgtgtgaaattcgagccgctctccccagggagagcgcgtcgctacacttagagcgccccccccccccttttttttttcctctctctctctctctctctctctctctctctctctctctctctctctctctctctctttcgacgtggatttttctactaaatgttgccaggaacaaaccttttgttgccgtgggttcttttacgtgcgctaagtgcatgctgcacacagaaccacggtttcgtctcatccgagtgactagccgTCCAGatcaccagtcaaggtctagtggagggggagaaaatactggcgactgtgccgtgattccaaccagtgcgctcagattttctcactttctaggaggacgcgttacctctaggccatccctccatTTGGTGTCCTAACCTCCCTACCGGCTGTCCCCCACTCTGTCCACGACATACCCACCAGTGCTCGTCAGTGTGTAATCAGCTGGTTTTCAAGTGGAAGGGAAATGATCGAGTCAGTATTGgaatgcgtatttgatattctgcgtgcgtatacacacgaaggggtttcaggcactggcaggtctgcacatgtgttgacctgggagatcggaaaaatcaccacccttcacccaccaggcgccgttaccgagattcgaacccggcaccctcagattgaaagcccaacgccttaaccactcggctattgcgcccgtcctgcaTAAGAAGACAATGTAAATACTTTGATTTATATCAAACGTCATTCTGATACCATTCGACTTATTTGCGACTTAGGCTGAAACATTTTAACTACATAGAGCAAAACATCTACAACAAGGAAAATATCGCCTATGCAACAAGATCCAAAGGCCACACTTGGAAGTTTTAAAACCTTTTCCTTTACTTCAATATTTCAATtcgcattacttttttttttcttttcaaatgtgtTGTGACATCAATTTTGAACTGAGGAAAATATGTAAtcgtttcgattttttttccccatgcagGCCGATGGTTGTGGCCATTCTCCTGTCCTATCTGGTTCCCCTGGTCTGTTATCTCCCTGGCTTCCTGTCCTTCACTGTCAAGTGGAGAACTGACCCTTCATCCAACCGCAgcgttgcctacatggcggtttCAAACTGGATTCCTTTGGACAACAGGTTTGCCATTTTAATCATCGATCTTCTCGTTCTCATCGTAAAGCCCATCTCcctcgtcatcgttgttgtttgttgtgtcatCACCATTGTTTTCCTTCGCAAAGCTTCAAGAAAACGATTACAGATGACAGGGGCTACCAACAAGGAAGAAAGCGAAGTTGGAGAGAACCGAATTACTAAGATGCTGCTGTTTCTCTGCTTTACCTACGCAGTTCTTATCCTACCTGAAATATGTTCTCATATCACCAACGCGTTCATCCCTGAATACTTCGTGTACAGACGATACCACAAGATATTTGTGATGGTGTATGAAGTTGTCATCCTTACTGCTTCTTCCGTGAATTCTACGGTTAATTTTTTCACGTATCTCGTGCTGAGTTCCAAATTCCGTGCCACACTGATGGATCTGTGTTGCTGCTTCCGAAGAGAATCAGTAAAGGCTAAGTAGCATCATCAGAGATCAGTTTGCTTTTTGTCT is a window from the Babylonia areolata isolate BAREFJ2019XMU chromosome 15, ASM4173473v1, whole genome shotgun sequence genome containing:
- the LOC143290128 gene encoding putative G-protein coupled receptor B0563.6, with amino-acid sequence MAKCYLRQSVIFLGIPGNMLSCAVFSKQGLSDRINLLLFWLAVADLTNLVTQLMFNPSCYLSDGVQAHNWDTVFHAKIVYINLWSAFVSGILIVIMSVDRCLSVAVPLKARRLLSHRPMVVAILLSYLVPLVCYLPGFLSFTVKWRTDPSSNRSVAYMAVSNWIPLDNRFAILIIDLLVLIVKPISLVIVVVCCVITIVFLRKASRKRLQMTGATNKEESEVGENRITKMLLFLCFTYAVLILPEICSHITNAFIPEYFVYRRYHKIFVMVYEVVILTASSVNSTVNFFTYLVLSSKFRATLMDLCCCFRRESVKAK